The sequence ttgggggcggGGGGAAGGGGGGAGGACCATTTTTCTCAGTAGGTCACACAAGACACAACTATCACCTTGCCAAAACAGAATGGATATATATAACTAACCACATTAGGTAGCATCAACAAGTGTGAAGCCATAAAACAGAAGAAAAGGCAGAACTGCAAATACATTTCTCAACCAACGACTTGCACTAATGTGGCATTGCACAGTTAGAGCAATTAAATGCTATCTGTCATAGATTCGAGAATTCTGGTTTATCATCAATACATTGTTTGATCCATTTCCATTTTCCTAAAACCATATAATCAAGACAATCAACTGTAACCTAGATGGTGCATAACATGAAACCAACAGATTTGTTGCTCCAAATTTTCGTATATCATATCAGCCCCAAATTTTTGCTGTGCATAACATGAAATCAAGAGTGATGAAGAATAAACTAGCCCAAAGAGCCAAGGAGGTCGGATGTATATAGCATTAAAATgattccaaaattaataaataaataaataaataaaggaatacAGTAAAAATATgcacatttttaaatttttaaatctaaCATGAATGATCATGAACTGTGCAGTGCCATGAGTCAGTACCACACCCTTAATAATTCTCCCCTTCAACTCCTACTAAACATCCAAAAGTAGACAATCAGTCTTATGAGCTTATATAAGCAGTCTACCCATTTCCTTAACTAAACCACTACCCGAGAGtcttttccattttatttttctttttttttggctgaggTAGTTGGAAGTGGGGGCAACTACAAAAAACAGCAACACAATGGACCAGTTAAAGAAATAGGAAACACATAAGCACTCACCTTAGACGTAAGCTCATCTAATGCAGGATAAGCAGCAGTGTCCAATTCTGTTGTGCGTGCAGCAAGGAAACTACGGGTAGCTTCCAAAGCTACCTCCATGGCCCAGAATTCAAATGGAAACTCTACATTACATAATTTAGATCATTCAtataacaagaaataaaaaaaggacTGACAAGGTTCGTtctaatattgagaaaatacaCAAGATGAAAGTAATGCACATTtccaaaacaacaataacagtTTGAACTCTTCACTAATCAAGATTGTTTTGATTCAAATTTTAACCATTAAATTAATATTGCTTACCATCTTCTACACCCGCATCAATGTCATTTTGGCCCCCTCCGTACTCGTTCCCATCACCTAGTTCCAATAATGTACGTTAAAACcatattgaaaacaaaaataatatcacGAAGTAATCAACAGTAGGTTGAAATGTGAAAAGAGGAATACCGCTGGTTATAAAGTGTGTTGTTTCACATTAAGCTTTGAGTTACCTTTTTTGAATCTTATGTCGTCTCGTATAATGAGGAGGAGGTCTTGCATGTCCTTCGTCAGATGCCTCGGGCCCAGCATTGTGTCCATGTTTGTGCCCCCCTGTCCCACAAGGAGGTGCCTTTGATATGCGTTTTGGCCGACCTTTTGCCACTGCAGGTAACCCAACAGTCTGCTCAGCCTGAACATGGGGTAGGTCGATGGCTGAAGAAGGGCCAGTAGATGTACTGTAGGAGGGTGGCTCCTGCTGCATGTTAGGTGGATTTGGATCAATACCCAAGTCAAAGGATGAAATGGGTAACAGCTGAGGAAATGACCGTGGAGTGGGTGGACGAATGTCAGACCCAGGACAAGGATGTGAGGTGGGTGTCAGGATGTTGAGGCGAGGAGATGGATGTAgggtgggtgaagggatggtgggggtaggggatggatgtggggtGGATGAAGGGATGGTAgggctaggggatggatgtggggtGGATGGAGAAGGATCGGGGGTAGGGACAACCCGAGGGGTAGCAACAGGCGGACGAGGGCGACATCCGGCCGGGGTTGTGCTCGTGCTTGGGCCCGCAGGAGTAGGTGCCTCCTCATTCGGGGCCTCAGGGATAGGAGGTTGTACACATTCAATCGCATGCATTGCCGTCAGGACCTCAGTAATGTCCTTGTGGTCCTCTGTGCCCACTGGGTGACGCCTCAACAAACGGACGTATCCTTCAATCTGCACATGGAAAAACCACACATATTagtaatgcaataccaaatcaacaatgccaatcgataataaaataaatgttggttCAGAATTGGTTCTACTAGTAATAATTGCAAATTACAGGGAGACCAAGTGCTAAGCAGAAAATGTAGTAACATATATCATGTTATCTAAACAGTGGTTTCATGCTATTTCAGTACGATAAGATGTAGAAGACATTGAGAAGTTACCAGCAGAGTCACTATAGCACCGGGCCTATCTATGAACCTCCGAGTTATCCTTTTGAACCAGTCGTGGTACTCGTGCTGTGGAGGCATATCACCAAGCACTGCTTCACAACGCCGTTGAAGGTGATTACCCCACTCATCGATATGCACAGCATGTTTTCGCTTCCAATCAACACCGACCTTCCCCCTCAAATCAATGCCATGAAGCACTGTATCAGTGTCAACATTGCGGAGAATTTCTTGGATCATCCCAAATTGACGAACGACACGATCTGGTGTATGTTTTTCTACTAGGTGGAAACATACAAGCGGCACCGTTGCCGTCCACACGGCCCTCCCTGCAACGCACCACGGCGGAAGGTCCTCTAACTCAGCTTCATATGGCTACCACACCATCTACAACAGCCAAAAAACAAGTACACAACACATTAGGCAACAATGTTTATATTTCAAAGCTCACCAAACCTATATCTTGTTcctaaacatgtaaaacaatgcATTTTCATACCTGGCCTGGCAACATTGAAGCTATTTGCTCGCGATACCTGTCCCTGAAGATGTGGGCGGgcctatttttcttgtttgggaccCACAACCACTTACAATCAAGAACAATAGAtcaatatctacaactttcgtACTAAGATAATTCCAATGTTAAAACTATAATGCAATCACATATAACTACTGAGATAATCTTATGgatatttacttaattaataatatcaCTAGAATAAGAAATAGTCcttataaaaaacaaagcacATACAAGCCACATGACAATCACAAAATTAGAGTATATTAACGTAATCATATATATTGAACCTCTATTTGAAATTTACGCAATGTTGACATAAAAAATTGCtagaagcctttaaaataaataaataaaatcaagttacaTGATTGTGGGCTTAGGTAATGATCACATAATGTATATAACGTGCATGAGGTAAAGACTTACTTTAGGGACAGTGGACCACGCACTGGAGGACCATAAGCACCCACTGGCAGGCCATGCTCAACTGCCGGGCACAAATAGGGGAACctggcccatgcccaatactggagtAACAGTAAGCACCCACCAATCTGACTGGTGTCCTCGCTTGCCCTGCATAGCTCTCGGTACAACTATGCAAGGCAAACACTTCCCCAACTGTACCTTCGTGGGTTACGAAGGTCTTCCAACTGCTGCACCCACATTAGATGCACCCTATCGCCGGATTTGTTCATGAATATTGTGTCCCCCAGTAgtgctaggatgtagcatcgtGCGTACTTATGTAGCTGGTCCTCTTCAGCATTAGGCGGCAATGGATTAGCAACTTGCTCCAAAAGCCGGTTGATGAGAATCCTCTGGCCAGTAAGTTTCTTATGGTTGTCTTAATTTATAGGTTGAAAGCCAAGGAAGTCCCGGCACACATCCACCCAAGTTTTCTGCGTGCTCCCTATTATAGCGTCACCATCAACAGGAAGCCCGAGAAGAACCTCCACATCCTGCAATGTGATGGTGATCTCACCATGTGGCATGTGGAAGGTGTGAGTCTCGGGCCGCCATCGCTTCACTAAGGCCGTTATCAGACCTTGGTCAATCTCTCAACCCGGGACCCAAAGGAGTCCCTCCAAACTAACTGCCTTGATGATGTTCCTGACTCGGTCGTCCACCATTGGCTCTCGATTAGAGAACTCTGAACTACGGCTACGGCAGGTAACGGATCCTGGATCCTGCACAGAATAGAACCATGGATTAATATATGACGACAAATGCATGTACATTGTATGaattaaatgcatgtacatTAGTTAAATCTTTAGTGTTATGTTTTACCTGCCCATTCCAAATAGCTTTGGACCGATGCTTGAGCTGCTTTGACAACACCGACCTGTCAATGGGTCCAGGCTCTGTATAGTCAATCCGCCCAGCATTTGCAGCAGCCATACTACACAAAAATGATAAGCAGTTAGTTTGAGAAATGAACACACAATATGCTTATGGAACTAGGTATGAGTTAGAGCAACTAAAGCCAATTTGTACAACGAGAATTCCGTAAAAGATGAAAGACTGAACCAAAAGAGGCCAATATGAAGACAGAGCTTTTTagacttaggattttttttttaaggcaaatTTTTGAAGCAAGAAAAAAAGTAGTAGTAGCAATTAACTGCAGCCGAACCAGATTAGAATTAATAAACTAAGATGCAAGCAGATTAATAAACTGTAAAGTGCacgttttctaaatttttatatggATGTAATGATTTTTATGGATATAATGCTTTCTATGGGTATTAGTCATCTCGTTATATGGATGTAATGCTTTCTATTCTATAGCGAAGAAGAACAAGTTTTCCAAATATTGACCCATGTTATGAAACTTTGGACGTGTGATGCCAAGGAAATCCTCAGTGCGATGCCTAGAAGAGTTCAGTCATACTTGGGACATCCGACAGCAAAACAAGTTTGCCTAGTCATAATTAAACCccaaaaaagtaatttagatAACCTGATTGTGGTCTTAGTTTGATTTGTCCTTTATATAGAAGATACATTTTCACCTAGAATGTATTGATTATGAGTCAAAATACTCGTCTTCTCACTTTCCCCTTTCTCTGACATTTTTTGTTCCTATTATGAATCAAaattaggcgtaaatgcacttttggtccctacattttggagttatttctattttggtccctacattttatttttaccatttttagtccctaaaccaattaacgcgtgacatttaagtcttTACCGTCACctaactaacagaaaatgctgacgtggctaatggcacagtaaaataataattaaaaaaatctattttggtattaaaaaattgccacgttagcgtataaattaattttaaattaaacataaaaaaattaaaaacaaaaaattgaatatgaacatcatcaacaacaagctagaatcaagaacatgaacatcaaacccagaatcaagaacatgaacacCAAAGAACAAcaccacaacaaataaaaacaaacctcTAAAATTTCACACCTAAAACGCACAACACCACAAACAACAATTCACAAACCCAAACTTcaggaaaaaaatttagcaatgaaaACAAACTCAAAATCAAGAACACGATATCTTTAGCATCAGAGAAATGATTACCTTGAAGAAAAGTGATGTCGAGGTTGTGGACTGGGATCATGAGGACTGGGATCATAAGGATCATGCCAACCCCAAATGAAAGGACAGCAACAGAAAatgattttagaaaaataaaaataaaaagcaactgCAAACAAAACTAAACTAATATCGAACTTGCAGTGAGAGCTATTCCACTATaaacaaatctctctctctctctctctctctctctctctctcatttaacTGTAAAACTGACActctcaaatttttataaatcaaaaatcaaaataatcgAATCTATATATATCTGAATCTCGAAACCCTAGATCTTCTTCATCGATGGGTTCGCGAAAAGCGAGCGAGCGAGAAATGTTGGACTCGGTGTGCTCGATGATCGCGCTCATCTTCTTCCTCGTGACCTACGTCGAGCTCTGCGACGCCGCCACTGTCGTCGACGTTTACCGTCTCATCCAGTATGACATCTCCGGCGCACCCTTCGGATCTCGCCTCGCCAAGCTCAACCACCACGCCGGCTCTCTCCACTTCCCTCCTGGCGCTGATCTCTCCCGTACCGTCCTCATGATCCCAGTCCATGACCTCAACATCACTTTTCTTCAAGGTACTCAtttcttgattctgggtttgttttcattgctaaattttgttcttGAAGTTTGGGTTTGTGAATTGTTGTTTGTGGTGTTGTGCGTTTTGGGTGTGGAATTTTAgaggtttgtttttatttgttgtggtgTTGTTCTTTGGTGTTCATattcttgattctgggtttgatgttcatgttcttattctgggtttgttgttgttgaggttcatattcaattttttgtttttaattttgcttttaattttgttttaattttttttatttaatttaaaattaatttatacgctgacgtggcaattttttaataccaaaatagattttttaattattattttattgtgccgttagccacgtcagcattttctgttagttgggtgacggtaaggacttaaatgtcacgcgttaattggtttagggactaaaagtggtaaaaataaaatgtaaggaccaaaatagaaatgaccccaaaatgtagggaccaaaaatgCATTTACGCCTCAAAACTATTGTATACAACAATgcctgataataaaaaaaaaagaactcaccATAAACAGGATACAAACACTCAACAACTGACAAGAACAGATCAAACTAAAACCAGAAAACAACCCAGATTGTTAAAACTCAAccccttagaaaaaaaaaaacacaataatttccACACAAATCCAGCAAAACCTCTGTTCatagaagaaaaattcaaatggtCCCATCCATATACATCAAGGTAGCCAGAgaaacatcaaaaaaaaattgagcatgCATTTGAACATCCCATGGAAATTAAAAagaaccattattttatataacttCATAGAGAAATCTATCACAAGTCATGGAACAATAAAGTAATTGGAAATATGGGGATTAGGAAGAAAAACCTACTAAATGATCTTAGGTTGATGGAGGAGAAAAGGAACAGTGGATATTTGTCTGAGGAAGATAGATAAAAAATGGTGGAGGTGAAGGCAACCTTGGAAAAAACAATGTATTGGAGGAGATCtcttggagaaaaaaaaaatcagtattCTTATTGTGGCTAAAAGAAGgtgataaaaaaacaaacttttccCCTGATTCCTGATTCTCATCATTGCCGTACTTTTATTGCAAATATAACAAATATGGAGAGCAACTAGGTTACTCAAGATGCAATCCAGGAGGAAGTGGTTCAGGCATCGTGTGGGGATAAAgctctgggtcttcatggtttTACAATTGCTTTCTTCAATCACTGTTGGGTGGTGGTTAGAGTGGAGGTATTAGCCAATTTGCAGCCTTTTCATGACTGTGGTGTATTCAAAAAAATGCTTGAATGTGACTTTTGTGTCTCTTATTCCTAAGAAGGGAGGGGCCTCAGATCTCAACGTTTTCAGACCTATAAGTGTAGGATGTGTGTACAGAATATtggctaaaattttagcaaatatATTGAAGGAGGTGTTAGGGAAATTAATTTCCCAATTATATAATGCAATTGTGCAGGAGAGGCAAATTCTGGGTTTAGTTCTTATTGTGAAAAAATGCGTAGACCACAGAGTTGTCACTTGTCAGGCAGCCCTgtaattttaattaactttttttttaagatacacTTAACACTaacctgaatttttttgtatatgatCCATGAATACACTTACACTAACCagaatttttttgtatatgCTCCGTGAATACACTTACACTAACCAGAATTTTATCTAGGGCTTATTGaaatataattacaagtttGGGTAGCTACTCAGTTGCTGGTGTCAAGagaaatcaattaaaaacaagACCCATAACAATCTAAGAAAAACAAATCCTATAAGAAGTTCAAGGAAATCCAGCaaagattaataaaataaaatgggtgtacaaaaataacaataattgaaACAAGATACATAGGATTGGCATAACAATTTAACGAAAAGAAAcccttcaaaaaaagaaaaaaagaagcatacTATATGAGAATACAACACCAATTTCAGGTAAAAACTACCAAAGTGGGAGGAAAAGTTCTACCCCGAGTATTGTAAGACTAAACAAAATTATCAGCATTCAGTAGGGTTTGATGCCTTCTTAAAGGAGATCCCCAGGATAATAGTTTGCTTGTGGAATATGTGGTGCACAAAGATAATTGCAAATAAGAAATAAGACAGGATAGGGTTTTATCTTTTCTATAataaaagaggggggggggggatcaaactctcttaaaagttcaaaaaaaaaagttaggaacACAATTCTCATGAAAAATAATGGTTTTATTGTGTCCTTGCACTAATTACACACTAGCCTACATCAATTCAATTCACAAGCATACCAACACAGCCAaagcaaacccaaaaccccaaaatcccaaaccaaacacacacaGAAAATACCCATTCTTAATAAACCCAGATTCAACGCAAAATACATAGCAAACTTCTAGCAATTTCAGAATAATccatgaacaaagaaaaaaggaaaagaccaTTCACTTACCTTACAAGTTGTTCTCTCAATCAAGGTTTTCTCTGTGAGCAAGAGGGAGGCAGTGGAGGCGCAGAGCAAGATAAAGGGTTATCAGATTTTTCCCACtgtttctcggcaaccaaacaatGAACTTTGTACAAAGtactcacctttttttttagttttgagagACCGCGTAGACTAAAGGAAAAGGGTGGAGACTGAGTGAGAGAACAGTGGTGAGTACGAAGAGgatgagtgagtgagagtggagagggtgagCGAGTGAGAGAGGCTGAGGTTCggtgtgtgagagtgagagggtgggtgagagggagagtgagagcgTGAGAGTCTGCTGTGTTAGAGAGAGGGGAAAGTATCTGTGTGAGAGgagttaattttgaaaaaaccccaaattgaaatcgagtcttagaaacTCGGTTTCCTGTTTTTCCATGTGGATCAACCACGTCATACCCAGATGGCCATGTCacataaatcgagtcttagagactcgattttcaggtggacgccacgtgaaaaaaatgccacatcaaactAAAAAACCGAGCCTCAAAGACTCAATTTATAGGCCCAAAATCAAGCCTctaagactcgagatgttactaaattatataatttgggAACCGGGCTTGCTAACTATATAGTTGAAAAGTAATGGCTAATTTGCTATTTTCGCCGAATAGGCTCATGTATAATTTCACAAACTAGTCaatgtttatcatttttttttttttttgtgggtaaaatacaataaacatCAATACTGACCAGCTTGGATCTAATCATTGTGGGAAAAATGAATAACATCTAGGAATTAAGTTGggtttaaaaatcaaattgacCAGTTTTGAAAAGTTTAGAACTTAGGTCGCATTAGTCCAAATCTTTAGGTgttttatctatattttatctttttatagGGGATATTGGGCTTTTCCtcttattttgcaaaaataacAGCAATatgtccctattttgaaactatttaggtatGTGTCCCTGTCTTGAAACTCGACTTTGTTCGGTATAAAACTATTTAGGTCAGAcaggtcaaacgggttctatgtaATGGATATTAACctaacccatttattaaatagGTCAGTTTTGCCAACCTGAATATGACACAAACTCATTAAACCTTAACCCATAACCTACTAATTTCATATCATGTTGTGTCATGTCGGGTTCGTGGGTCGtatccaattttgccacccctagtctTGGGATGAAAGGCTCACCCCCATTAATTTAGGGTTGGTACATTAATTTTGTGGCTGGTAGGAGTGGAGAGTAAGAAAAGGGttgaaaatcttgaatttttctaaAGCTTCACGTAAGGGTCGTGACAATTAGTAGGGCTAACTTTAGCAAATCATACCTCACTCGATTCTAACCAAATAGAAGCCTCAGATGTCTAAtttccaatgaaaaaaaattcattcacaAATTAACAATAGTTTGAAAGATATTCACAAAATAGTAGATAAAGTTCATTTCTTGGAAATGATTTTTCAAgaacaattaacattaataagcCCCAATTTAACTCTCTTTTAGCATTTATATGCTCCAATTaacttcatttcaaaattcattgGCCCCAAATCATGGCCTAATTATCtcaatttaaaatatgattgtaCCAATTACTCATAAATCATTAATGTTTGACCATTTGAATAAGCATGTGTGAGGAaccttattattaattttagtcCAAACCAATATGATCACTTTGCATCACTGATTCCAAATTGAATCCTCACTAGACCAATTAAAATCAATTGTTTATAATCACATGATTAGGGTTGTCCATTGGTTGGTCCGATCCGGGTTTGTTCTTAACTCAGACTCTACTCGCTTATATTAGGTGGCAAAAGAAGAGACATGTTGCTATTAAGCACGGGTCGAGTtggttttggtgtttggtggATTGTGGTCGGTTTCGATCGAATTTGACAAAGGACTAGCAATGAGACGGTAGTTGATTTTAGTTGTCGGATCTCAACGGATTTGGTGAGATCTAGTTGGATCTCACTAGATTTGAGGATGAGAAAGAAGGGAGAGCAATGGTTGACAGAGAATGGAGGTTTCTAACAAGCTTTATTCTATTGGGTCAGTCAAATCGGGTTTCTTCGGGGTTCGAACTCCTAAACTACCACTCGTCCCACTACTTGTTGGATTTCAAACGATTCAACTGCAACACTAAGCAAATTGGTTGAGTCTCGGTTTAGGGCCAAAAGGTTCTAGCTGATTGGTGGTTTCCGGTCAAGTTTGGACAACCCTACATGTGATCAAACTTAGGGTCCGTTCGGttagaggagtggaaaagtgggagaatgaaaaattgtgggaggatggaaaagtgggagaatggaaaatatttagttttctctcttgtgTGTTCAATtagaggggtggaaaagtgggagggtggaaaactcttttgtttggttggagagaaaaatggaaggatggaaaatgtaatttatataaattgactattatacccttgctacataatatgtaagaaatatatttatttgtacttattacataatataaaatttatcacatcatatatataaatttttatttttatttttattattatagatcaggtcacgttgaaaaagagagagagagagagagaagagaacgttgaaaaaagaatagatcaggtcacgttgaaaagagagagagatagagagagaagagagcgttgaaaaaaaaatcccaggtcacgttgaaaaaaaacaTCCCAGGTCacattggaaaaaaagaaaaaagaaaaaggagagaagagAACAACATcccacgttgaaaaaaaaaaaaaagagagagagaagagaacgttgaaaaaaaaaaaaggtgggaagagagcatttttgtaaaagtgctactatagcatttttgtaaaagtgctactTCCCATATTTTCCTCgatttgggaggaaaaaaaatgtaggcCGGGAGTGAAAACTTTCTTCCGGGTTTTCTCtccttattttccttcctcaacTGAACAGTGAAAAACTGcatttttcaccctattttcctTTGTCTATTTTTTATCCTCCTTATTTTCACCCCAAACGAACGGACCCTTAGTCATGTGGATGCTTCATAACTGCGAAAATTTGatttcatgatttaaaataataataaaaaaattctatggCCAATTATATCGCATGACACATCTTTTTGGTTGTTAAGacttcaaaattacatttacaAAAACAAAGGGTGCAGAACCAATGACAAAACATCCACAAAGGTTATTTCCAAGAGACCACTTTGTTAAAGCAGGAGCAGCTTGATTAGAATCTTGTTGACTCGTTGAGGACTATTTTAGGAGCCCCAAGCCTGATAGCCTTAGGCCCAAGAGCCCAAGCCCAAACCACAACATTATTAGGCTTCTTGACCCATTGACTTCCCCCTTTCACGTTGAAGGCTCAAATCCCATTAAAACCTGGCCCAAAAAAAAGCCTAGGGAGTGTACTTTCCTTTTTGATTTACAATACATCAGATAAATATTGTTGCACAAACTTTTACATATAACTGAAAAAGCAATAGAAATCATAACCTTAAGTTTCAATTACAAACTTTGACCGCTAGAGCTTTGTAGTGTTCATTGGCATCAACTTATTTGATGtttctgcttctttttttttttcatcagagtggaaaaaaatatatttatgctttaaaaaaaatgaggttttaaaaaattgtatataaacaaaataaattaaaagctAAACAAAGTGAGAATCCGATTCATtgctactctctttttttttttcttttcttttggcaaATTGATAACTTGTTAACTAATTATTTGAATGTATAGAAATTGAGTAATCATTTCACccataaatcataaattattcattttatcCTAAAAAACTGATGTATTATGGTCTAGTGAATTTGACCATcagtcaaaattttgaattacgACTGGTCATGGGTAGAAGAGAGTTACCTTTCATAATCTGCTGTGATTTCGTAGTTGCAAATGTATGATAGATAATTAGACACACTATGCTACCGCATGCCCTCACAATTcacattaattttcttttggtaaaCAATCACAGCAACACTCGATAGCTAAAATGGTCGTAGCTTCCTTCTTGGCTTTATAGCGTCAACTTTTTTATCATGAAGATCGTACTACTCCCATTGTCCACATGCTTTGCATGATTAACTACTGGTGGGCtcaaccaaaaaatatcaaaagctTCTTCCACCTATTAGACTGTTTTTTTGTAGGCTATCTATCTAATCCTTTAAACTATAGCGATGGATATATCTCATCTGCTTTGTCTCATTTATGCCTTTATTGTATCCAAACAACAGACAGGAGAGGCCACAGATTGTAGATTGGCAAATAGTTAATGGCAATGTGTACATTTTGAG comes from Castanea sativa cultivar Marrone di Chiusa Pesio chromosome 3, ASM4071231v1 and encodes:
- the LOC142627931 gene encoding uncharacterized protein LOC142627931, whose translation is MPPQHEYHDWFKRITRRFIDRPGAIVTLLIEGYVRLLRRHPVGTEDHKDITEVLTAMHAIECVQPPIPEAPNEEAPTPAGPSTSTTPAGCRPRPPVATPRVVPTPDPSPSTPHPSPSPTIPSSTPHPSPTPTIPSPTLHPSPRLNILTPTSHPCPGSDIRPPTPRSFPQLLPISSFDLGIDPNPPNMQQEPPSYSTSTGPSSAIDLPHVQAEQTVGLPAVAKGRPKRISKAPPCGTGGHKHGHNAGPEASDEGHARPPPHYTRRHKIQKR